The nucleotide window ACTTCAGGAGGATGATTAGTTTTTTTAACCACTCCAGGGGACAAGCTCAATGATGCCCCCTTTAAATTACAGTTAATGTTGTTTGCTTGGTAAAAGCTTAAAATCTACAAAttggttaattgattaattgaactTTAGCTGCAACTGTCTTGTTGAAATGAACcgtttccagcttcttaaatgtgaattttatttggttttctaAGTCTtctatgataataaactgaCTATCTCTTGCAAGACATGTCTGtgctctgggaacttgtgatggacaGTCTTGCCCTCTGCGTTTTGTAATTCACAAGCTCCCCATATTTCTGTTCAGGCCACGACCCTTGAACTCCCTTCTGCGTGCACTTACTCGGTCTTGTCGCGGGTTTTGTCCTCACTGAGCTGCAGCAGGTTGATGACAGCCTTTCCCAGCTGCTTGTCTGGACCCACCAGGGCCCGGTGCAGGACGTGGACATGCAGCGTGccccgctctcctcctcctcctcctcccccaccctGATGTGGTGGCGGCGGCAGGTCGAAAGCGGCCTCCTCCTTCCACACCGGAGCCACGCTCTTCTCCACCACCGAGGTCTGGTACTTGTCCTTGCCCACTTGCATGACCGCGTACGCATCGTTAGTGCCGCTTTTCCCCTTTGTCCTGAGGCCTCTGGCTTGGAGGACCGTCACCTGGACGCTTGTGGGACACCACTGCTGATCCGCCAAGGACATGCTGACACCACTCGTTGCTGGGTTATCGCGGTGAGGAAATTAAGTCCCAAAACGAAACGCGGCGGTGTCTACCATCGGTTCACCGTGACTCTGGTCAGAGGCGAAGAAAAGTTTTCCCGTGTGCTTCGCTGAAGTTGAGGAAACAGCTGACGGGGCGTGGTTACACCGAGAGTGGCCCTTAGACACTCCCACAGATTAACAGGTTCCATGACCTCTGAAACCAACTGGACACGCTGCTCGATCCGCTCATTCACGCCACAACAATCACTTACTGGAGTCATGAGGCCACACCTGATCCTTGCTGCCAGAGTGCATCAGCATCATCCCACATGGGCTGCATTCAAATGAGGACAAAAAGGAATGACTGATTTTGGTACTTTGTTGGCACATTTTAATACTACTGGCTCCTCGGTTGATTGTCTTCGTTGAAGGCAAGCTCTACTATTTCTAGACGAGGCTCGTGGTCTGTAATAAGCAGTAGTTACAGTGCCATCGTCAAAATGACACCTCATTTAAACATGACACCTCTCCGCTCTAATAGGTCTGAGGCTGTAACTTGGAGAAAGGACAGGACACCTGACAAGCCTGTGACAGCATATAGCATTCCTAGGGTGGGATTCAGTTTAACATGCAGCTCCAGTCTGAATCTCAGTCAGGCTGCCCTGTGGCTGTATGCATGGATTTCCTTCCACTTGCAGATCAGATGGACTGAAGGCTCTAAAATactttgagtgtgtttgtttgtttgcctgcttCAGCCCATTAATGGACTGGCAACCTTTCCAGAGTTGATTCCCTTTCTGCTCAATGCATAAGTGTTAACAATCTCCATGGGCCTGACTAGGACAGTTATATAGCTGTCTACCATATAGCTGTCTCTCATACCACAATATGCAGGTTGGTTCATGTCTGAACACTGACTCCTGCTgtttaaaaaagggaacaaaagtAACAATTTCTGGTCAAGTTACTTTGGGTGACCCTAAATCTCATATCCTCCAAAGAGAGACTTCTCTAACAACCTGagtaaacaaactgaagacCTCCATTATCGTGGCTTACATAAAGTACAGGATCTTAAAATGTCTGATCTCACTTTCCTTGGTTCACAATGCCCAGCAAAGATTAAAGCTGAAGACACATATAGAGCCTTGAGCCAATTAGCAAAGAGACAAACAAGTGCTGGCCCAActtgtctgtctgactgtgatGTGACAGCTGTAGGGCTAGACACAGTTGCAGTTGCTCTGTAAATAGCTGTGTACCTGCTAGGATTAtctattataataataatataagttTTCaccattcacaaaaaaaaatcgaaatGTTTTAATCAGATTATACAACAAACTCACAAGGCAATAAAAagcaagcagaaaaaaaaaaatcaggtcaCTATCGTTTTGGTTCCTgaataatctaaaaaaaagtaaatgaaaccaTTCTCCCAATGTCAAAACATGCCACatactaaataaatataaatttaacactgattaaaaaaaacataaatagcacaaaacaaaacatacaataaaatacttttctttGGTTGTGAGCTTGGTATAAAAGGAGAATGTACGTTCCTATTTTGGTCATTTACATTCACCTTGTGTAAGATGTCACTGTATAGGATGTAAGAGCCTGACCTAATATAACATCTTGTACAAGAAAAAATATGTCATACATTCACTGTGTCCTCATTGTCCTTTGCTTGAATCTTGGTTGTTTTTATCCTCCTCCGGATTTTCATCCTCTAAATGTTTgtcaccactttggtcctgCTGGTCCTGCTCACCTACAAGAACTTTGCTGTAgagtttctgctgctcttctttaAAAGCATCTTTCACTTTTGCTCGTTTCAGCCCCCCATCCCTGAGAGCACACAGGTTGGAAAGGCAAAGGGCATCACACTCAGACTCAACACAGTGTCATTAGTTACTTATTCCACAAACCCTGAAGGGAGTAACCACGAAATAGCTTCAGGGCgtaatactgcaaatactgTTAAAGCTGAAAAGCTACtaacaatgtgttttgtgaatCAGTGCTTGTTTCATGCCATTGGCAACCTCCCCCTCTTAACTACTACTAACACCTATAATTTTACGGACATATATCATGacatttaaatacaacaatGACTCACCAAATGAGATCCACAAAGCCTCCTTGTGCAGCTATGGCCGCTTTCACTCTGTTGGCAAACTGCACTGCATCCTCCCCTTCCTACAcaaggacaataaaaaaaaaagaacaggctAACTCCAGTAGATGGAATAAATAATAGATTGTCTCACTTATATCAATGATTTTGTTGTGACGTAGTTTCACCTCTCTGTTCATAGGTGGCAGATACCAAACGCTGCAGACAATGGCCCAGCTGCTCATCATCCTCAACAGATAATTCACCATGCCATACTTACTGCTGTTCCAGAAAGCATCCCCAAACTGAGGATCATACTGCAAGATGGAAATAAGGCCACATCAAGCCTAGGTAAGAGCAAAATGAGCAGCAAAgtggacaaagacaaaaaaaagttcctaCCTTAATGGCAACTGGATAGACTGTGCAGCCAATTTCAAAGCTGCCCTTTTTGAACATCATCACTGATGTGTTATTGATGCAAGTACCTGTCGATGACACAGTGTGAAGATCTTTGCAACACTAAACAACAAACTTTATTCAGTCTAAAAACGTGTTTCAAACTATCATAGCATCAGTTATTTGAACTCCACAGTATTATGATACACACCCTCAGGAAAGATGAGGATGGGCTGTTTGGTTTTATCAGCAACGTGATCGCCAAGCCTGAAACGACAaagcagatacatttttttaaaatcctttacaAAAATCTAGCCATTTACTTGAGTGTTTATTATATGAAATGCactatatactatattttaaaTCCTTTTAAACTCAAAGATGACAGGTTGGTACCAGTCCCGCAAACTACCATTGATTCACAAGCTGCTTTACGTTCGACTATGTCCACTGACAAGTTAATTGCTTGATGGCAGCCATATTGATTATCCTAGTGGAACATTATCGAATTATATCTGGCATTATCGTGCATTGCCTGACACCATCTACCAAATTTGTAATTGTTAGGTCATTAAGTGAGAAGGCTTtagggaaacaaacaaagacaaatcaatcaaaaaagATGGAAGTTTTTAGAGCAAGAGTACAGAAATGTGAGGTCCCTTACTCACACTTTTGCTGTCTCTGTGACTGGTGTATTATTGGAAGGCCTTTACCACCATAGatttttctgtgcaaaaataatgttcagtatgtatatactgtatggtatAAGTCAGTAGTATATATAGTATGAATCACAGTGTGTCACAATAAAATCtgttaatgataaataaactttatatttctattaaTACACTCTTAACCTTGTGGACCTTATTAAGCGAAACTTAAATCATGATAAGAAGCATACGGGGTGAATGACAGGTGTACCTTCCAATTGAGACACTGAAATAATCCCATTATTGTATTTGTCCTGCCATCCCCGTTGTGAAACTCCCTTGCTACCATCAGCCATATTACTCATCCAAATGATCATCCTAATTGATTATTGGCTGCTGAGCATTAAAACTGATCATAATGTAATTGGAGCTAAGAGCAGTAGCACTGAGGTGATGCAGTGCTACCTTTTGGCCACTAGGTGTCTGTCTTTGACTTCTGATCTTTCAAACCAGATGTGAGGAGAGGATTTGACCATGGCTCTTTGGATCATTCCCATCAACCCTCCATGCACCTGGCCAACCTGACAGACAAGTTCAAGACAAGTTGAGCAGTTCTTCATGATCATTCAGTCTCACGAACAatgagcagacacacaaacgcaggcacgcacagaaaaacatacattatacagatacacacaaccatacacacactACCAGAGAGTAGCAGCCATCATTAGCCAAGATGATGACATCAATGGGTGTTGTATGATTGGCCACACAGATGCCACCATTCTGTGGTTTGTTCTCCCTGCAATCAAACAAGTTTACTTAAGACGCAGACATACaacttacagtacatacaacTAAATGCCACAGATATAGAAAACAGTAATTTTATATGTAGAAGATAATTAGAATGGATCAGATTTTGAAGGTTCTGTCGGTGTTTTTCTTGTCATTATAttatttgaaatggaaatatttacaaaaagcTGCTTTCCTGTCAAACAACGGGATGCCACCACACTTGTGAATGTCACTGTTCTGATTATTAGAATACATTCAATAAATTAAACTGTTTCTTAGGAAGCCGATATTGTTGCTGAATATTAAATATCCTGTACCTGTTATGATAGGTGATGATTGCTGTGAGAGCTCTAACACAGATGCGGTAACACATTAGATGAACCTTCTCACTCAGGTAGAACCTTAACCTGAAGACATACAGCATTATGCCACAACAATCACGCCAGTCCTTGTAGTATTGATGCACACTTCAAAGTCTATAAAAAGccacttcattttttaaaacagcagaacaattccaaaaaaaaaaatactgttattttAAATGCAATTGGCTAAAATATGGGTGGTGCAGTCTAGGGTTTACACACGGTGATTACACTAGTCAGAGTTGCAGCCTAACTTGGAGTCCTAACTTCACAAGCATGCTTTGAATTATTGTGGGTATTGGGGGAAACTTACTTTCTATTTGGCAAAAAGCCCACCACAGTAGTCAAGACTAGCAGCAAACTAATGCCAGTGACTGCCAGAGTAACCCTGCAGGAAATAGAACATATAGTTGACTACAGATTGAAGCAGCTGTTTGCCCATTCGCAGCTTTTTGTACTGTGAGATGAATCTACCTGTGTGCTACTCTG belongs to Xiphias gladius isolate SHS-SW01 ecotype Sanya breed wild chromosome 20, ASM1685928v1, whole genome shotgun sequence and includes:
- the gpat4 gene encoding glycerol-3-phosphate acyltransferase 4 isoform X2, with the translated sequence MRRLYMRTLLKIFEWAMLRMEMGAKERNQELYKPYSNGIIAKKPTSSLQEEIQELRGSASCLRSEPEFEMADIFYFCRRGVESIVDDEVTKRFSAQELESWNLLTRSNYNFRHISLRLTVLWGLGVLIRYGVLLPLRVTLAVTGISLLLVLTTVVGFLPNRKLRFYLSEKVHLMCYRICVRALTAIITYHNRENKPQNGGICVANHTTPIDVIILANDGCYSLVGQVHGGLMGMIQRAMVKSSPHIWFERSEVKDRHLVAKRLGDHVADKTKQPILIFPEGTCINNTSVMMFKKGSFEIGCTVYPVAIKYDPQFGDAFWNSSKYGMVNYLLRMMSSWAIVCSVWYLPPMNREEGEDAVQFANRVKAAIAAQGGFVDLIWDGGLKRAKVKDAFKEEQQKLYSKVLVGEQDQQDQSGDKHLEDENPEEDKNNQDSSKGQ
- the gpat4 gene encoding glycerol-3-phosphate acyltransferase 4 isoform X1, with protein sequence MAWFTFPVDNLLCRCLGISVTLWLTLLFVFIIVPAVLGVSFGMRRLYMRTLLKIFEWAMLRMEMGAKERNQELYKPYSNGIIAKKPTSSLQEEIQELRGSASCLRSEPEFEMADIFYFCRRGVESIVDDEVTKRFSAQELESWNLLTRSNYNFRHISLRLTVLWGLGVLIRYGVLLPLRVTLAVTGISLLLVLTTVVGFLPNRKLRFYLSEKVHLMCYRICVRALTAIITYHNRENKPQNGGICVANHTTPIDVIILANDGCYSLVGQVHGGLMGMIQRAMVKSSPHIWFERSEVKDRHLVAKRLGDHVADKTKQPILIFPEGTCINNTSVMMFKKGSFEIGCTVYPVAIKYDPQFGDAFWNSSKYGMVNYLLRMMSSWAIVCSVWYLPPMNREEGEDAVQFANRVKAAIAAQGGFVDLIWDGGLKRAKVKDAFKEEQQKLYSKVLVGEQDQQDQSGDKHLEDENPEEDKNNQDSSKGQ